A part of Candidatus Stoquefichus sp. SB1 genomic DNA contains:
- a CDS encoding sugar transferase, which translates to MLLKPWDELPEYMQTEEVRPYYESLRRKKAQLVLKRLFDIVVSFILIILLSPLILLFSIWIKADSKGPVFYRQERVTQYGRVFRIYKFRTMVSNADQIGNLVTSKNDSRITGVGEKIRKYRIDEIPQLFNVFLGDMSFVGTRPEVRKYVEQYTNEMYATLLLPAGVTSLASIEFKDEDEIIERYVSQGRETNEVYINEVLPLKMKYNLEAMTSFYFIKEISVMINTVVRV; encoded by the coding sequence ATGCTTCTAAAGCCATGGGATGAATTACCTGAATATATGCAGACTGAAGAGGTCAGACCATACTATGAAAGTCTCAGGAGAAAGAAAGCGCAATTAGTATTAAAACGATTATTTGATATTGTGGTTTCTTTCATACTGATTATTCTCCTGTCACCATTGATTCTCTTATTTTCTATATGGATTAAAGCGGATTCAAAAGGACCAGTATTCTATAGACAGGAAAGAGTGACGCAGTATGGAAGAGTCTTTAGAATATATAAGTTTAGAACAATGGTAAGCAATGCTGATCAGATAGGCAATCTTGTGACATCAAAAAATGATTCGAGGATTACAGGTGTGGGTGAAAAGATAAGGAAGTATAGGATAGATGAGATACCACAACTTTTCAATGTCTTTCTAGGTGATATGAGCTTTGTTGGGACAAGACCGGAAGTCAGGAAATATGTAGAGCAGTATACAAATGAAATGTATGCGACATTATTATTGCCAGCAGGAGTAACTTCACTAGCCAGCATAGAGTTTAAGGACGAAGATGAGATTATTGAGAGATATGTAAGTCAGGGAAGAGAGACAAATGAAGTATATATCAATGAAGTATTGCCACTAAAGATGAAATACAATCTAGAGGCAATGACTTCTTTTTATTTTATAAAGGAAATCAGTGTAATGATAAACACTGTTGTGAGAGTGTAG
- a CDS encoding glycosyltransferase family 4 protein translates to MKSENYILITVLDSISETSMPLNEFVIYRQEHYQSSKQIIIICDKEGESTVQIPSNIECIYVNRNTKYMNKVMNDILAQYQYNIIVHLHQLRSAILFYKATFRIRRKLKIVFTVHSTFQMRSIKYKLSSMLCALLSNVTICVSNSSYYYYSNIIKKIKKEKIYVIQNGVDTERIDNIVLNLGEKQANEIPLIVNVGRIIPLKNQQLLVKIFPKLNKCKVVLVGSENDNYQVQKMILDLGLQDKIIITGLIPRKDVFLLLKQADLFISTSKIEGLPISVLEAMYVGLPVILSDILPHQEIFNGQDNNDLLPLNDEILWINKINMYLSLTKQEMLKRGQQNKQIALKYFSLKVMHEEYNKLYLKLIKK, encoded by the coding sequence ATGAAATCAGAAAATTATATTTTGATAACTGTGTTAGATAGCATATCAGAGACTAGCATGCCTCTAAATGAATTTGTCATTTATAGGCAAGAACATTATCAATCATCAAAACAAATTATTATTATATGTGATAAAGAAGGAGAGAGTACAGTACAAATACCTAGTAATATTGAATGTATATATGTAAATAGAAATACTAAATATATGAATAAAGTTATGAATGATATTTTAGCTCAATATCAATATAATATTATTGTTCATCTGCATCAATTAAGATCTGCTATCCTTTTTTATAAAGCAACATTTAGGATAAGGAGAAAGTTAAAAATAGTTTTTACAGTACACAGCACATTCCAAATGAGGAGCATAAAATATAAGTTATCTAGTATGTTATGTGCATTGTTATCAAATGTAACAATTTGTGTGAGTAATTCTTCATATTATTATTATTCTAATATTATAAAAAAAATCAAGAAAGAAAAAATATATGTTATTCAAAATGGAGTTGATACAGAAAGAATTGATAATATAGTTTTGAATTTAGGAGAAAAACAAGCAAATGAAATACCTTTAATTGTTAATGTTGGTAGAATTATACCGCTAAAAAATCAACAATTATTAGTGAAAATATTTCCTAAATTAAATAAATGTAAAGTAGTACTTGTTGGTTCAGAGAATGATAATTATCAAGTACAAAAAATGATTTTAGATCTAGGATTACAAGATAAAATTATTATAACTGGATTGATACCAAGAAAAGATGTTTTTTTATTATTGAAGCAGGCTGATCTATTTATTTCTACTTCTAAAATTGAAGGATTGCCAATAAGTGTATTAGAGGCAATGTATGTAGGATTACCAGTTATTTTATCGGATATTTTACCACATCAAGAAATATTTAATGGTCAAGACAATAATGATCTCCTACCTTTAAATGATGAAATTTTATGGATAAATAAAATAAATATGTATTTATCATTAACTAAACAAGAAATGTTAAAAAGAGGTCAGCAAAATAAACAAATAGCGCTAAAATATTTTTCACTTAAAGTCATGCATGAAGAATATAATAAATTATATTTAAAATTAATTAAAAAATGA
- a CDS encoding AAA family ATPase: MINRKTNVKVIELFGFPGSGKSTISNKLVENLKANNIIVVAPKRTIDKELNSFNRYFIKIIFSLKALLIFNIQLRFLIYKIIKMNNGITLFKQLINVLYTLSFYNQKDLIVLDEGIIQALVSASYCQPDSDVIELLNCLPQLVKEQSIFIYVEIDKDICIQRIQNREDGKSRLDKINDPIKIKEQLEHIDQQFKKIQKNIEYCSIDNSFQLAENEIKILLEFCISKL; the protein is encoded by the coding sequence ATGATCAATAGAAAAACAAATGTAAAAGTTATAGAATTATTTGGCTTCCCTGGTAGTGGGAAAAGTACTATTTCTAATAAATTAGTGGAAAATTTAAAAGCTAATAATATTATAGTAGTTGCACCAAAAAGAACAATAGACAAAGAACTTAATAGTTTTAATAGATATTTTATTAAAATTATATTTTCATTAAAAGCACTTTTGATTTTTAATATACAACTTAGATTTTTAATATATAAAATAATAAAAATGAATAACGGTATCACATTATTTAAACAGTTAATAAATGTATTATATACATTATCATTTTATAATCAAAAGGATTTAATTGTTTTAGATGAAGGTATTATCCAAGCGCTTGTTTCAGCTTCGTATTGTCAACCAGATTCTGATGTAATTGAATTATTAAATTGTCTTCCTCAGTTGGTAAAAGAACAATCTATATTTATATATGTTGAAATAGATAAAGATATATGTATTCAAAGAATACAAAATAGAGAAGATGGTAAATCTAGATTGGATAAAATTAATGATCCAATTAAAATTAAAGAGCAATTAGAGCACATTGACCAGCAATTTAAAAAAATTCAAAAAAATATTGAATATTGTAGTATTGATAATTCATTTCAGTTAGCAGAGAATGAAATAAAAATATTATTAGAATTTTGTATAAGTAAATTATAG
- a CDS encoding glycosyltransferase family 4 protein — translation MKKVLVLANFDDFYNTRKEVIEELIKEYEVNICYPYGPNVDKFKRMGCKYTDIQIDRRGTNILNDIKLLRNYKRILLNYKPDIVLTYSIKPNVYGGYCCAKYGIPYLANITGLGTALENPGLLQKLAIIMHKLGLRKANTIFVQNEENRDFFMEKNIYSNKLCLIPGSGVNTAEFNYLEYPTGNEKHFLYIARVMKEKGIDQYLEAAKFIKKRYPNTFFHILGFCEEDYKSKLKLLEDEGIIQYHGLVNDVRKFHKISCCTIHPSYYPEGMSNVLLEAASCGRPVITTNRSGCKEIVEDNVTGFIFKKMDSNDLINKIQFFLSKTYFQQKEMGVLARKYVVDNFERKKVIKIYMDMIRENIL, via the coding sequence TTGAAGAAGGTATTGGTATTAGCTAATTTTGATGATTTTTATAATACTCGTAAAGAAGTTATAGAAGAATTAATAAAAGAATATGAAGTAAATATTTGCTATCCATATGGTCCTAATGTTGATAAATTTAAGAGAATGGGATGTAAATATACAGATATTCAAATTGATAGAAGAGGAACAAATATTTTAAACGATATAAAATTATTAAGAAATTATAAAAGAATTTTATTGAATTATAAACCAGATATTGTATTGACATATAGTATTAAACCTAATGTATATGGTGGATATTGTTGTGCTAAGTATGGGATTCCATATCTTGCAAATATTACAGGATTAGGAACAGCGTTAGAAAATCCAGGATTACTTCAAAAATTAGCAATTATAATGCATAAGCTAGGGTTAAGAAAAGCAAATACGATTTTTGTACAAAATGAAGAAAATAGAGATTTTTTTATGGAAAAAAATATTTATTCTAACAAATTATGTTTAATACCTGGATCGGGAGTTAATACTGCTGAATTTAATTATTTAGAATATCCAACTGGTAATGAAAAACATTTTTTATATATAGCAAGAGTAATGAAAGAAAAAGGAATCGATCAATATTTAGAAGCTGCTAAATTTATAAAAAAAAGATATCCAAACACTTTTTTTCATATTTTAGGATTCTGTGAGGAGGATTATAAATCTAAACTTAAATTATTAGAAGATGAAGGGATTATTCAATATCATGGATTAGTGAATGATGTAAGGAAGTTTCATAAAATCAGTTGTTGTACTATTCATCCATCTTATTATCCAGAAGGAATGTCTAATGTACTATTAGAAGCGGCATCTTGTGGAAGGCCTGTTATAACAACAAATAGAAGTGGCTGTAAAGAAATTGTTGAAGATAATGTAACAGGATTTATTTTTAAAAAAATGGATTCAAATGATTTAATTAATAAAATTCAGTTTTTTTTATCTAAGACTTATTTTCAGCAAAAGGAAATGGGTGTACTAGCTAGAAAGTATGTAGTAGATAATTTTGAAAGAAAAAAAGTAATTAAAATTTACATGGATATGATTAGGGAAAATATATTATGA
- a CDS encoding DegT/DnrJ/EryC1/StrS family aminotransferase gives MNKICIPFSPPDMGDNEINEVIGTLKSGWITTGPKVKEFEKEIAQFCHTSQAVCLNSATACMEMTLRLLGVGPGDEVITSAYTYTASCSVICHVGATPVLVDVSKGSYEMDYDQLADKITDRTKVIIPVDLAGIMCDYDRIFEVVEARKDLFHPSNQLQKVFGRIIVMADAAHAFGAERNRKMCGEVADFTSFSFHAVKNLTTAEGGAVVWRDIPDIDNEWIYHQYQLLSLHGQTKDALNKTKLGAWEYDIMSPSYKCNMTDIMAGIGLAQFERYPELLRRRKEIISQYDVAFKPLGIEVLNHYSDDHQSSGHLYLTRIPGLNPEQRNHIIEKMAEKGIACNVHYKPLPLLTAYKNLGFDIKDYPNAYDMYKNEITLPLHTHLSNEDVEYIIQNFKEILSCF, from the coding sequence ATGAATAAAATTTGTATCCCATTTTCACCACCTGATATGGGTGATAATGAGATAAATGAAGTTATAGGAACTTTAAAATCAGGATGGATTACAACTGGTCCTAAAGTCAAGGAATTCGAAAAGGAAATTGCTCAGTTCTGTCATACATCTCAAGCAGTATGTCTCAATAGTGCAACTGCCTGCATGGAAATGACTTTAAGACTGTTAGGTGTTGGCCCTGGTGATGAAGTCATTACATCTGCCTATACATATACTGCATCTTGCAGTGTTATCTGTCATGTTGGGGCAACGCCTGTTTTGGTTGATGTCAGCAAGGGTTCCTATGAAATGGATTATGATCAGCTGGCAGATAAGATAACGGATAGGACAAAGGTTATCATTCCCGTTGATTTGGCTGGTATCATGTGTGATTATGATAGAATATTTGAAGTTGTTGAAGCAAGGAAAGACTTGTTTCATCCATCAAATCAGCTTCAGAAAGTATTTGGAAGAATTATTGTGATGGCAGATGCAGCTCATGCATTTGGAGCAGAAAGAAATAGAAAGATGTGTGGTGAGGTCGCAGACTTCACTTCTTTTAGTTTCCACGCAGTAAAGAACCTAACAACTGCAGAAGGCGGAGCAGTTGTTTGGAGAGATATACCTGATATTGATAATGAATGGATATATCATCAGTATCAGCTGTTATCATTGCATGGTCAAACAAAGGATGCGCTTAATAAGACAAAGCTAGGAGCATGGGAATACGATATCATGTCACCATCCTATAAATGTAATATGACAGATATTATGGCAGGCATAGGATTGGCACAGTTTGAGAGATATCCAGAACTATTAAGACGAAGAAAAGAGATTATATCTCAATATGATGTGGCATTTAAGCCATTGGGTATAGAGGTACTCAATCATTATAGCGATGATCATCAATCAAGTGGACACCTGTATCTTACAAGAATTCCAGGATTAAATCCAGAACAGAGAAATCATATTATAGAGAAGATGGCAGAGAAAGGCATAGCATGTAATGTACATTACAAGCCATTGCCATTATTAACAGCATATAAGAATCTTGGATTTGATATTAAGGACTATCCAAATGCCTATGACATGTATAAGAATGAGATTACATTGCCACTTCATACACATCTAAGCAATGAGGATGTAGAGTATATTATCCAGAACTTTAAGGAGATTCTTTCATGCTTCTAA
- the loaP gene encoding antiterminator LoaP, with the protein MNVYDNWYAVQVKCGREDKIVRACEIIVDQHALNECFIPRCRRMRKIRGQWYNVEEILFKGYVFMITDHIDALFNELKKIPDLTKLLGNDGKNIYPIYKEEAMFLTRFGGNEHVVEISSGYIEGDMIRITHGPLMGQEGNIVKIDRHKRVAYVDVSLFGQVTTVQVGLEIISKT; encoded by the coding sequence ATGAACGTGTATGACAATTGGTATGCCGTACAAGTAAAATGCGGTAGAGAAGATAAAATTGTAAGAGCTTGTGAGATCATTGTTGATCAGCATGCTTTAAATGAATGCTTTATTCCTAGATGTAGAAGAATGAGGAAAATAAGAGGTCAATGGTATAATGTTGAAGAGATTCTTTTTAAAGGCTATGTCTTTATGATTACTGATCATATTGATGCTTTATTTAATGAGTTGAAGAAAATTCCAGATTTAACAAAGTTGTTAGGTAATGATGGAAAAAACATTTATCCCATATATAAAGAAGAAGCGATGTTTTTGACAAGGTTTGGTGGTAATGAACATGTTGTTGAAATTTCTAGTGGTTATATTGAAGGAGATATGATACGTATTACTCATGGACCTTTGATGGGGCAAGAAGGAAATATTGTAAAGATTGATAGGCATAAGCGAGTCGCTTATGTAGATGTTTCTTTGTTTGGACAAGTGACAACTGTTCAGGTTGGACTTGAAATTATTAGTAAAACTTGA